Proteins from one Caulobacter sp. X genomic window:
- a CDS encoding alpha/beta fold hydrolase — MNRLTAALTALVLAFAAPAFAELKGPPTPRAVVADPPADKAHPANLAAFQIDVQGAKINAVMYVASGDKPHPTMLFLHGFPGNETNVDLMQAVRRAGWNVLRINYRGSWGSQGAFSFAHARTDAEAAVDFLTAPANVAKYRIDPKRIVVAGHSMGGFMAASASAARPSAVAGTILLDAWDIGGDPRFVHLAPKALAEDIRPDTAPLAGTSPEALIAEVGRDRAKLDLAALSRTIAARPVLMIGAERGIGQMTDAVAKAAREAHPDTVVEAQYPTDHSFSDSRIALSSEILRWLGRFDPSITPAGARIPLAAAYDENNPFAKIIRGELPAYKVYEDADVLAFMDRAPMEAGHVLVISKTSKARNILEMDPADLAKVMAVVQRVGRAEVEALGLEGFMIIQNNGVGQSVPHLHVHVIPRIAGKPAYLAENAPADPKDLEAMAARIKAAMR, encoded by the coding sequence ATGAACCGCCTCACCGCCGCCCTGACCGCGCTTGTCCTGGCCTTCGCCGCGCCGGCCTTCGCCGAGCTGAAGGGGCCGCCGACGCCCAGGGCCGTGGTCGCCGATCCGCCCGCCGACAAGGCCCATCCGGCCAACCTCGCCGCGTTCCAGATCGACGTGCAGGGCGCCAAGATCAACGCGGTGATGTACGTCGCGTCCGGCGACAAACCGCATCCGACGATGCTGTTCCTGCACGGCTTTCCCGGCAACGAGACCAATGTCGACCTGATGCAGGCGGTCCGCCGGGCCGGCTGGAACGTGCTGCGGATCAACTATCGCGGATCGTGGGGCAGCCAGGGGGCGTTCAGCTTCGCCCATGCGCGGACCGACGCCGAAGCCGCCGTCGATTTTCTCACCGCCCCCGCCAACGTCGCCAAGTACCGGATCGACCCCAAGCGGATCGTCGTCGCCGGCCACAGCATGGGCGGGTTCATGGCCGCCAGCGCCTCGGCCGCGCGCCCGTCGGCCGTGGCCGGGACCATCCTGCTCGACGCCTGGGACATCGGCGGCGACCCGCGCTTCGTCCACCTCGCCCCCAAGGCCCTGGCCGAGGACATCCGCCCCGACACCGCGCCGCTGGCCGGGACCAGCCCCGAGGCCCTGATCGCCGAGGTCGGGCGCGACCGGGCCAAGCTGGATCTGGCCGCCCTGTCGCGGACCATCGCCGCCCGCCCCGTGCTGATGATCGGCGCCGAGCGCGGCATCGGCCAGATGACCGACGCCGTCGCCAAGGCGGCCCGCGAGGCCCATCCCGACACGGTCGTCGAGGCCCAGTACCCGACCGACCACAGCTTCTCGGACTCGCGCATCGCGCTCTCCAGCGAGATCCTGCGCTGGCTGGGCCGCTTCGACCCGAGCATCACGCCCGCCGGCGCCCGCATCCCGCTGGCCGCCGCCTATGACGAGAACAACCCCTTCGCCAAGATCATCCGGGGCGAGTTGCCGGCCTACAAGGTCTATGAGGACGCCGACGTCCTGGCCTTCATGGACCGCGCGCCGATGGAGGCCGGCCACGTGCTGGTGATCTCCAAGACCTCCAAGGCCCGCAACATCCTGGAGATGGACCCCGCCGACCTCGCCAAGGTGATGGCCGTCGTCCAGCGCGTCGGCCGCGCCGAGGTCGAGGCCCTGGGGCTGGAAGGCTTCATGATCATCCAGAACAACGGCGTCGGCCAAAGCGTGCCGCACCTGCACGTCCACGTGATCCCCCGCATCGCCGGCAAGCCCGCCTACCTGGCCGAGAACGCCCCGGCCGATCCGAAGGACCTGGAGGCGATGGCGGCGAGGATTAAGGCGGCGATGCGGTAG
- the rplJ gene encoding 50S ribosomal protein L10, whose translation MDRAQKQESIESLKSVFNDAGAVVVTHYMGLTVAEMTDLRLRLRKEGAAIKVVKNTLALKALDGKLGDKGEKLFTGPVAIAYGPDAVSAAKVAVAYAKENDKFKLVGGVLDQTNVLDEAGVRALATLPSLDELRGKLIGLIQAPATKIAGVLQAPAGQLARVFNAYATKDAA comes from the coding sequence ATGGACCGCGCTCAAAAGCAGGAGTCGATTGAATCGCTGAAAAGCGTGTTCAACGACGCCGGCGCTGTCGTCGTGACCCACTACATGGGTCTGACCGTTGCGGAAATGACCGACCTTCGTCTTCGCCTCCGCAAGGAAGGCGCCGCGATCAAGGTTGTGAAGAACACCCTGGCCCTCAAGGCTCTGGACGGCAAGCTCGGCGACAAGGGCGAAAAGCTCTTCACCGGCCCGGTCGCCATCGCCTACGGCCCGGACGCTGTCTCGGCCGCCAAGGTCGCGGTCGCGTACGCCAAGGAAAACGACAAGTTCAAGCTCGTCGGTGGCGTCCTCGATCAGACCAACGTGCTGGACGAAGCTGGCGTGCGCGCTCTGGCGACCCTGCCGTCGCTGGACGAACTGCGTGGCAAGCTCATCGGCCTCATCCAGGCTCCGGCGACCAAGATCGCTGGCGTCCTGCAGGCCCCGGCTGGCCAGCTGGCTCGCGTTTTCAACGCCTACGCGACCAAAGACGCCGCGTAA
- the rplL gene encoding 50S ribosomal protein L7/L12: MSKLEKLVEELSTLSVLEAAELSKLLEEKWGVSAAAPVAVAAAGPAAAGPAEAAEEQTEFTVVLVDGGDKKINVIKEVRGVRPDLGLKEAKDLVEGAPQNVVENVSKQQAEEISKKLTEAGAKIQIK, encoded by the coding sequence ATGTCCAAGCTCGAAAAGCTGGTTGAAGAACTGTCCACCCTGTCGGTGCTGGAAGCCGCCGAACTGTCGAAGCTGCTGGAAGAAAAGTGGGGCGTCTCGGCCGCCGCTCCGGTCGCCGTCGCCGCTGCTGGTCCGGCCGCCGCTGGCCCGGCCGAAGCTGCTGAAGAGCAAACCGAGTTCACCGTCGTCCTGGTCGACGGCGGCGACAAGAAGATCAACGTGATCAAGGAAGTCCGTGGCGTCCGTCCGGACCTCGGCCTGAAGGAAGCCAAGGACCTGGTCGAAGGCGCTCCGCAGAACGTCGTCGAGAACGTCTCGAAGCAACAAGCCGAAGAGATCTCGAAGAAGCTCACGGAAGCCGGCGCCAAGATCCAAATCAAGTAA
- a CDS encoding DUF5808 domain-containing protein, whose protein sequence is MNGWYDDFGFYHGPRDPRLIVPKRIPIMGWTINVSHPKAPLLVLLTCGAIGLGILAQVLFQAGR, encoded by the coding sequence ATGAACGGCTGGTACGACGATTTCGGCTTCTACCACGGGCCCCGCGATCCCCGACTTATCGTGCCCAAGCGCATTCCGATCATGGGCTGGACGATCAACGTCTCCCACCCGAAAGCGCCGTTGCTGGTGCTGCTGACCTGCGGGGCGATCGGGTTGGGGATTTTGGCTCAGGTGTTGTTTCAGGCGGGGCGGTGA
- a CDS encoding YCF48-related protein, with translation MNRRDLILTGAAALASGAASPAFAAPGLGGIRIPASATDSELRGLSPTGGKTYWASGSKGWIIRGEDERQDPMRIVGAEALDFRGLHAFSDDHVLAMSAGPGDASQLWRTTDGGRHWAQVAVNQDPNGFWDSIAFVDDRRGFILGDPTEGRFTVLYTADGGKSWARLPPEGVPPAADGEGAFAASNGCVAIGRHGQVAFCTGGAGRARVYFSQGGGGVFVALDTPIPADAPSKGAFAVAFGKRGELWVCGGDYKNPRGQGVNLAWLAPGSIAFQPVAAPAGYLSGISVKGETVMATGLAGTIVARDGRTFERVSEAPMNSVRLTSKKTGVLCGPKGTIGLWRG, from the coding sequence ATGAACCGCAGAGACCTCATCCTGACCGGCGCCGCCGCCCTGGCCTCTGGCGCCGCCTCGCCCGCCTTCGCCGCGCCGGGGCTCGGCGGCATCCGCATCCCGGCCTCCGCCACCGACAGCGAGTTGCGCGGCCTCTCGCCGACCGGCGGCAAGACCTACTGGGCCTCGGGCTCCAAGGGCTGGATCATCCGAGGCGAGGACGAGCGGCAGGATCCGATGCGGATCGTCGGGGCCGAGGCGCTGGACTTCCGGGGGCTGCACGCCTTTTCCGACGACCACGTGCTGGCGATGAGCGCCGGGCCGGGCGACGCCTCGCAGCTGTGGCGCACGACCGACGGCGGCAGGCATTGGGCGCAGGTCGCGGTGAACCAGGACCCGAACGGCTTCTGGGACTCGATCGCCTTCGTCGACGATCGGCGCGGCTTCATCCTGGGCGACCCGACCGAAGGCCGCTTCACCGTGCTCTACACCGCCGACGGGGGGAAGAGCTGGGCGCGGCTGCCGCCCGAGGGCGTGCCGCCGGCCGCCGACGGGGAGGGGGCCTTCGCCGCCTCGAACGGCTGCGTCGCCATCGGCCGCCACGGCCAGGTGGCGTTCTGCACCGGCGGGGCGGGCAGGGCGCGGGTCTATTTCTCGCAAGGCGGCGGCGGGGTGTTCGTGGCGCTGGACACGCCGATCCCGGCCGACGCGCCGTCCAAGGGCGCCTTCGCCGTGGCGTTCGGCAAGCGCGGCGAGCTGTGGGTCTGCGGCGGCGACTACAAGAACCCGCGCGGCCAGGGCGTGAACCTGGCCTGGCTGGCGCCGGGCAGTATCGCCTTCCAGCCGGTGGCCGCGCCGGCGGGCTACCTGTCGGGGATCTCGGTCAAGGGCGAGACGGTGATGGCCACGGGATTGGCGGGGACCATCGTCGCGCGCGACGGCCGGACGTTCGAGCGGGTGTCGGAAGCGCCGATGAACAGCGTGCGCCTGACCTCGAAGAAGACGGGCGTGCTGTGCGGGCCGAAGGGGACGATTGGGCTGTGGCGGGGGTGA
- the rpoB gene encoding DNA-directed RNA polymerase subunit beta, with the protein MAQSFTGKKRIRKSFGRIPEAVQMPNLIEVQRSSYEQFLQREVRPGQRRDEGVEAVFKSVFPIKDFNERAVLEYVSYEFEEPKYDVEECIQRDMTFAAPLKVKLRLIVFETEEETGARSVKDIKEQDVYMGDIPLMTDKGTFIVNGTERVIVSQMHRSPGVFFDHDKGKTHASGKLLFAARVIPYRGSWLDFEFDAKDIVYVRIDRRRKLPATTFLYALGMDGEEILTTFYDVVPFEKRSGGWATPYKPERWRGVKPEFPLVDADTGEEVAPAGTKITARQAKKFADGGLKTLLLAPEALTGRYLARDAVNMATGEIYAEAGDELDVPTIQALADQGFSTIDVLDIDHVTVGAYMRNTLRVDKNAIREDALFDIYRVMRPGEPPTVEAAEAMFKSLFFDAERYDLSSVGRVKMNMRLEQEVSDEVRILRKEDVLAVLKVLVGLRDGRGEIDDIDNLGNRRVRSVGELLENQYRVGLLRMERAIKERMSSVDIDTVMPHDLINAKPAAAAVREFFGSSQLSQFMDQTNPLSEITHKRRLSALGPGGLTRERAGFEVRDVHPTHYGRICPIETPEGPNIGLINSLATHARVNKYGFIESPYRRVKDGKPQDEVVYMSAMEESKHVIAQSNIKVEGGEIVEDLVPGRINGEPTLLQKETVDLMDVSPRQVVSVAAALIPFLENDDANRALMGSNMQRQAVPLVQSDAPLVGTGMEAVVARDSGAVVIAKRTGVVEQIDGTRIVIRATEETDAARSGVDIYRMSKFQRSNQSTCINQRPLVKVGDKIRAGDIIADGPSTELGELALGRNALVAFMPWNGYNFEDSILISERIVRDDVFTSIHIEEFEVMARDTKLGPEEITRDIPNVGEEALRNLDEAGIVAIGAEVQPGDILVGKVTPKGESPMTPEEKLLRAIFGEKASDVRDTSLRLPPGVAGTIVDVRVFNRHGVDKDERALAIERAEIDRLGKDRDDEFAILNRNISGRLKELLVGKVALSGPKGLSRGEITADALSQIQPGLWWQIALEDEKAMGELESLRRLFDENRKRLDRRFEDKVDKLQRGDELPPGVMKMVKVFVAVKRKLQPGDKMAGRHGNKGVISRILPIEDMPFLADGTHVDVVLNPLGVPSRMNVGQIFETHLGWACANLGKQITNLMEDWQAGGQKQALIDRLRDIYGPDEELPETEEELIELAKNLGKGVPIATPVFDGARMSDIEDHLEMAGVNKSGQSILYDGLTGEQFKRPVTVGYIYMLKLHHLVDDKIHARSIGPYSLVTQQPLGGKAQFGGQRFGEMEVWALEAYGAAYTLQEMLTVKSDDVAGRTKVYESIVRGDDTFEAGIPESFNVLVKEMRSLGLNVELENS; encoded by the coding sequence ATGGCGCAATCCTTCACCGGCAAGAAGCGGATCCGGAAGTCGTTCGGCCGCATTCCCGAGGCTGTGCAGATGCCGAACCTCATCGAGGTTCAGCGCTCCTCCTACGAGCAGTTCCTTCAGCGCGAGGTCCGTCCGGGCCAACGCCGCGACGAGGGCGTCGAGGCGGTCTTCAAGTCGGTGTTCCCGATCAAGGACTTCAACGAACGCGCCGTCCTGGAATACGTTTCGTACGAGTTCGAAGAGCCCAAGTACGACGTCGAGGAATGCATCCAGCGCGACATGACCTTCGCCGCGCCGCTGAAGGTCAAGCTGCGCCTGATCGTGTTCGAGACGGAAGAAGAAACCGGCGCCCGCTCGGTCAAGGACATCAAGGAGCAGGACGTCTACATGGGCGACATCCCGCTCATGACGGACAAGGGCACCTTCATCGTCAACGGCACCGAGCGCGTCATCGTCTCGCAGATGCACCGCTCGCCGGGCGTGTTCTTCGACCACGACAAGGGCAAGACCCACGCCTCGGGCAAGCTGTTGTTCGCCGCCCGCGTGATCCCGTACCGCGGCTCGTGGCTGGACTTCGAGTTCGACGCCAAGGACATCGTCTACGTCCGCATCGACCGCCGCCGTAAGCTGCCGGCCACGACCTTCCTCTATGCCCTGGGCATGGACGGCGAAGAAATCCTGACGACCTTCTACGACGTCGTTCCGTTCGAGAAGCGTTCTGGCGGCTGGGCCACCCCGTACAAGCCCGAGCGCTGGCGCGGCGTGAAGCCGGAGTTCCCGCTGGTCGACGCCGACACCGGCGAGGAAGTCGCTCCGGCCGGCACCAAGATCACCGCTCGCCAGGCCAAGAAGTTCGCCGACGGCGGCCTGAAGACCCTGCTGCTGGCGCCGGAAGCCCTGACGGGCCGCTACCTGGCGCGCGACGCGGTCAACATGGCCACCGGCGAGATCTACGCCGAAGCCGGCGACGAGCTGGACGTCCCGACGATCCAGGCCCTGGCCGACCAAGGCTTCAGCACCATCGACGTGCTGGACATCGACCACGTCACGGTCGGCGCCTACATGCGCAACACCCTGCGCGTGGACAAGAACGCCATCCGCGAGGACGCGCTGTTCGATATCTATCGCGTCATGCGTCCGGGCGAGCCGCCGACGGTGGAAGCCGCCGAGGCCATGTTCAAGTCGCTGTTCTTCGACGCCGAGCGCTACGACCTGTCGTCGGTGGGCCGCGTGAAGATGAACATGCGCCTCGAGCAAGAGGTGTCGGACGAGGTCCGCATCCTGCGCAAGGAAGACGTCCTGGCCGTGCTGAAGGTCCTGGTGGGCCTGCGCGACGGTCGCGGCGAAATCGACGACATCGACAACCTGGGCAACCGTCGCGTCCGCTCGGTGGGCGAGCTGCTGGAAAACCAGTACCGCGTCGGCCTGCTGCGCATGGAACGCGCGATCAAGGAACGCATGAGCTCGGTCGATATCGACACGGTCATGCCGCACGACCTGATCAACGCCAAGCCGGCCGCGGCGGCGGTGCGTGAATTCTTCGGCTCCTCGCAGCTGTCGCAGTTCATGGACCAGACGAACCCGCTGTCGGAAATCACCCACAAGCGTCGTCTCTCGGCCCTCGGCCCGGGCGGTCTGACCCGCGAGCGCGCCGGCTTCGAAGTCCGCGACGTTCACCCGACCCACTACGGCCGGATCTGCCCGATCGAAACGCCGGAAGGCCCGAACATCGGTCTGATCAACTCGCTGGCCACCCACGCCCGCGTCAACAAGTACGGCTTCATCGAGAGCCCGTACCGTCGCGTGAAGGACGGCAAGCCGCAGGACGAAGTCGTCTACATGTCGGCGATGGAGGAATCCAAGCACGTCATCGCCCAGTCGAACATCAAGGTCGAAGGCGGCGAGATCGTCGAAGACCTGGTTCCGGGCCGCATCAACGGCGAACCGACCCTCCTGCAAAAGGAGACGGTGGACCTGATGGACGTGTCGCCGCGCCAAGTCGTGTCGGTGGCCGCCGCCCTGATCCCGTTCCTGGAAAACGACGACGCCAACCGCGCCCTCATGGGCTCGAACATGCAACGTCAGGCCGTGCCGCTGGTGCAGTCGGACGCCCCGCTGGTCGGCACCGGCATGGAAGCCGTCGTCGCCCGTGACTCGGGCGCCGTCGTGATCGCCAAGCGCACCGGCGTCGTGGAGCAGATCGACGGTACGCGTATCGTCATCCGCGCCACCGAAGAGACCGACGCGGCCCGCTCGGGCGTCGACATCTACCGGATGTCGAAGTTCCAGCGCTCGAACCAGTCGACCTGCATCAACCAGCGCCCGCTGGTGAAGGTGGGCGACAAGATCCGCGCCGGCGACATCATCGCCGACGGTCCGTCGACCGAGCTGGGCGAACTGGCCCTGGGCCGCAACGCGCTCGTCGCGTTCATGCCCTGGAACGGCTACAACTTCGAAGACTCGATCCTGATCTCCGAACGCATCGTCCGTGACGACGTCTTCACCTCGATCCACATCGAGGAATTCGAAGTCATGGCCCGCGACACCAAGCTGGGTCCGGAAGAAATCACCCGCGACATCCCGAACGTCGGCGAGGAAGCCCTGCGCAACCTCGACGAAGCCGGCATCGTGGCGATCGGCGCCGAGGTCCAGCCGGGCGACATCCTGGTCGGCAAGGTCACGCCGAAGGGCGAGTCGCCCATGACGCCGGAAGAAAAGCTGCTGCGCGCCATCTTCGGTGAAAAGGCTTCCGACGTCCGCGACACCAGCCTGCGCCTGCCCCCGGGCGTCGCCGGCACGATCGTCGACGTGCGCGTCTTCAACCGTCACGGCGTCGACAAGGACGAGCGCGCGCTCGCCATCGAACGCGCCGAGATCGACCGCCTGGGCAAGGACCGCGACGACGAGTTCGCGATCCTGAACCGCAACATCTCGGGCCGCCTGAAGGAGCTGCTGGTCGGCAAGGTCGCGCTGTCGGGCCCCAAGGGCCTGTCGCGCGGCGAAATCACCGCCGACGCGCTGTCGCAGATCCAGCCGGGCCTGTGGTGGCAGATCGCGCTCGAAGACGAAAAGGCGATGGGCGAACTTGAGTCGCTGCGCCGCCTGTTCGACGAGAACCGCAAGCGCCTCGACCGTCGTTTCGAAGACAAGGTCGACAAGCTGCAGCGCGGCGACGAACTGCCTCCGGGCGTGATGAAGATGGTCAAGGTGTTCGTGGCGGTGAAGCGCAAGCTGCAGCCGGGCGACAAGATGGCCGGCCGTCACGGCAACAAGGGCGTCATCTCGCGCATCCTGCCGATCGAGGACATGCCGTTCCTCGCCGACGGCACGCACGTCGACGTCGTTCTGAACCCGCTGGGCGTGCCTTCGCGCATGAACGTCGGTCAGATCTTCGAAACCCACCTGGGCTGGGCCTGCGCCAATCTCGGCAAGCAGATCACCAACCTGATGGAAGACTGGCAGGCCGGCGGTCAGAAGCAGGCGCTCATCGATCGCCTGCGCGACATCTACGGCCCGGACGAAGAGCTGCCGGAAACCGAAGAAGAGCTGATCGAGCTGGCCAAGAACCTGGGCAAGGGCGTTCCGATCGCCACCCCGGTGTTCGACGGCGCGCGCATGAGCGACATCGAGGACCACCTCGAAATGGCCGGCGTCAACAAGTCGGGCCAGTCGATCCTGTACGACGGTCTGACCGGCGAGCAGTTCAAGCGTCCGGTCACGGTCGGCTACATCTACATGCTGAAGCTGCACCACCTGGTCGACGACAAGATCCACGCCCGTTCGATCGGTCCGTACTCGCTCGTCACGCAACAGCCGCTGGGTGGTAAGGCCCAGTTCGGCGGTCAGCGCTTCGGGGAAATGGAAGTGTGGGCTCTGGAAGCCTACGGCGCGGCCTACACCCTGCAGGAAATGCTGACGGTGAAGTCCGACGACGTGGCCGGCCGGACCAAGGTCTACGAGTCGATCGTCCGCGGCGACGACACGTTCGAAGCCGGTATCCCGGAAAGCTTCAACGTGCTGGTCAAGGAAATGCGCTCGCTCGGCCTGAACGTCGAGCTGGAGAATAGCTGA